In Nitrospirota bacterium, a single window of DNA contains:
- a CDS encoding cytochrome c family protein produces the protein MSDLLQYSAKKVTAAMVFFFAVVVMTNMPLYSAETRKVPLYVGSDRCKKCHEKEYNSFMQYAKKSRSYNSIERVKKGLTQEEIRGCYVCHTTGYGKPGGFVSLEKTPHLKNTGCEACHGPAEFHVKTSDPDYIKRKMTLNDCEICHISERVKAFNYKPLIHGGAH, from the coding sequence ATGTCGGACTTATTACAATATTCAGCGAAAAAAGTTACTGCAGCAATGGTTTTTTTCTTTGCTGTTGTGGTCATGACAAATATGCCATTATACAGCGCGGAGACTCGCAAGGTACCCTTGTATGTTGGTTCGGACAGATGCAAGAAATGCCATGAAAAGGAATATAACAGTTTTATGCAATATGCCAAAAAAAGCAGGTCTTACAACAGCATAGAGAGGGTCAAAAAGGGGCTTACGCAGGAGGAAATCAGGGGATGCTACGTATGTCATACTACCGGCTACGGAAAGCCGGGCGGGTTTGTCAGCCTTGAAAAGACGCCTCATCTGAAGAATACAGGATGCGAGGCATGTCATGGACCTGCTGAATTCCATGTCAAAACAAGCGATCCAGATTACATAAAAAGAAAAATGACCCTGAATGACTGTGAAATCTGCCATATTTCCGAGAGGGTTAAGGCGTTCAATTATAAGCCCCTGATCCATGGAGGCGCACACTGA
- a CDS encoding putative toxin-antitoxin system toxin component, PIN family, giving the protein MGKKKEIVRVVLDTNVLVSSLLFRGAVSELVTLWETGKIVPVVSRETFDEFRKVLMYPKFSLTEEEIQAIIHDNILPFFEVCDITENISGICRDSGDDKFIACAVAASADFIVSGDKDLCALGKYRSVKIITVNALLKMFR; this is encoded by the coding sequence ATGGGCAAGAAAAAGGAAATAGTCAGGGTTGTACTGGATACCAATGTGCTTGTCTCCTCCCTGCTTTTCAGGGGTGCAGTATCGGAATTAGTCACTCTGTGGGAAACAGGAAAGATAGTTCCGGTAGTCTCAAGGGAAACCTTTGATGAATTCCGAAAAGTGCTCATGTATCCAAAGTTTTCTCTGACTGAAGAGGAGATACAGGCGATAATTCATGACAATATTCTTCCATTTTTTGAAGTCTGCGATATCACAGAAAATATTAGCGGAATATGCAGGGATTCCGGGGACGACAAATTCATCGCATGTGCTGTTGCCGCATCTGCAGATTTCATTGTAAGCGGAGACAAAGATCTGTGCGCATTGGGAAAATATCGATCCGTAAAGATCATAACCGTGAACGCACTACTGAAAATGTTCAGATGA
- a CDS encoding response regulator, with amino-acid sequence MEKKKILIVDDAVDTVELLTKRFRSEGYDTSEAYNGEEALSKVPEYHPDLIVLDIMMPKIDGYEVCRTLKTDDSTKYIPILMLTAKGEVDHKVKGLDIGADDYMAKPFDYKELAARVRSLLSIKATHEKKVEEERSGALEQMMEQVAHEIRNPLTAIGGFARKVFSKLPEDDPNRRYMQMIIEDVAVLESMIKQLIELKSMSISMKEPADINQIIRDSLQVFEQDIRQKSVHVETDMQEGLPSLVADRKLLKRAFCNLIKNAIEAMESGTKVLKISSSNTDNSLVLEFADTGKGISQDKIRYIFDPMVTSKVYGPGLGLTFASKIIQDHNGTISVKSEPEKGTAFKIVFPVGTS; translated from the coding sequence GTGGAGAAGAAGAAGATTCTGATAGTTGATGATGCTGTCGATACGGTCGAGCTTCTGACGAAAAGGTTCCGGTCCGAAGGGTACGATACTTCAGAAGCCTACAATGGGGAAGAAGCGCTGAGCAAGGTCCCCGAATACCATCCTGATTTGATTGTCCTCGACATAATGATGCCGAAAATCGATGGGTACGAAGTCTGCCGGACACTCAAGACAGATGACAGTACCAAGTATATCCCGATTCTCATGCTTACCGCCAAAGGAGAAGTTGATCATAAGGTGAAGGGGCTTGATATCGGGGCTGATGATTATATGGCAAAGCCGTTTGACTACAAAGAGCTTGCTGCAAGGGTAAGGTCGTTGCTTTCGATTAAGGCAACGCATGAGAAAAAGGTGGAGGAAGAAAGGTCAGGGGCCCTTGAGCAGATGATGGAGCAGGTTGCTCATGAGATAAGAAATCCCCTGACCGCAATAGGAGGATTTGCCCGAAAGGTCTTCTCGAAGCTTCCCGAGGACGATCCCAACAGGAGATACATGCAGATGATCATCGAGGATGTTGCAGTGCTTGAGAGCATGATCAAGCAGCTCATAGAACTGAAGTCGATGTCAATCTCGATGAAGGAGCCTGCTGATATCAATCAAATCATCAGGGATTCCCTGCAGGTGTTTGAGCAGGACATCCGGCAGAAATCCGTGCACGTCGAAACCGATATGCAGGAAGGCCTCCCAAGCCTTGTGGCGGACAGGAAGCTTCTCAAGAGGGCATTCTGCAATCTTATCAAGAATGCGATTGAAGCAATGGAAAGCGGCACGAAAGTGCTGAAGATCAGCAGCAGCAATACGGATAACAGTCTTGTCCTGGAGTTCGCGGATACGGGGAAAGGAATTTCTCAGGACAAGATCAGGTATATCTTTGATCCAATGGTCACTTCTAAAGTCTATGGTCCGGGGCTTGGACTGACATTCGCTTCAAAAATCATACAGGACCATAACGGCACAATCTCGGTAAAAAGCGAACCTGAAAAGGGTACCGCGTTCAAAATCGTCTTCCCGGTCGGAACTTCCTGA
- a CDS encoding ATP-binding cassette domain-containing protein: MPIISVENLVKKFSAILAVNDISFTVDEGTIFGFLGPNGAGKTTTINILCTLLSPTSGRAFIAGHDCMKKPSEVRKAIGIVFQDSTLDKDLTAYENLVFHAYLYDVPKSEMKNRVHDVLKFVDLYDRKDDLVKKFSGGMKRRLEVARGLIHRPRVLFLDEPTLGLDPQSRTNLWEFITELPRQHKVTIFMTTHYMEEAEVCDRIAIIDHGKIIALDTPEDLKKTIGGDVVSITTTDNLHVRREIESVFKMRVSEKGDQLYMTCSTGDTCIPDLIRTLGEKVVSVRVQKPTLNDVFLKLTGKTIREEDASGNDSVRESVRAYRRRH; this comes from the coding sequence GTGCCCATAATTTCAGTCGAAAATCTTGTAAAAAAGTTCAGCGCAATCCTTGCCGTCAACGATATCTCTTTTACAGTCGATGAAGGTACAATTTTCGGGTTTCTCGGTCCCAACGGCGCCGGAAAGACCACCACGATAAATATCCTCTGCACCCTCCTCTCCCCTACCTCGGGCAGGGCCTTCATCGCAGGGCATGATTGCATGAAAAAACCCTCCGAGGTGAGGAAAGCAATCGGGATTGTCTTTCAGGACTCTACCCTCGACAAGGATCTCACCGCCTATGAAAATCTCGTATTTCACGCCTACCTGTACGATGTGCCCAAGAGCGAAATGAAAAACCGTGTACACGATGTACTGAAGTTTGTAGACCTGTATGACAGGAAAGACGATCTCGTGAAGAAATTTTCCGGAGGAATGAAGCGCAGGCTTGAGGTCGCACGCGGGCTGATACACAGACCGCGGGTGCTCTTCCTTGATGAACCTACCCTTGGTCTTGATCCCCAGAGCAGGACAAACCTGTGGGAATTCATCACTGAACTCCCAAGACAGCACAAGGTCACCATCTTCATGACGACCCATTACATGGAAGAAGCCGAAGTCTGTGACAGGATTGCCATCATAGATCACGGAAAGATAATCGCTCTCGATACTCCCGAAGACCTGAAGAAGACGATCGGCGGAGATGTCGTTTCGATCACCACAACAGACAATCTGCATGTCAGAAGAGAGATAGAATCAGTGTTCAAGATGCGCGTGTCAGAAAAAGGGGATCAGCTTTACATGACCTGCAGCACGGGCGACACCTGTATCCCTGACCTCATCCGGACTCTGGGGGAGAAGGTCGTTTCCGTCAGGGTGCAGAAGCCTACCCTGAACGATGTCTTTCTCAAACTCACGGGCAAGACGATCAGGGAGGAGGATGCCTCCGGCAATGATTCCGTGCGGGAGTCTGTCCGCGCCTACAGGAGGCGACATTAG
- a CDS encoding thymidylate synthase has translation MLPFCLTAKTISDAWFQLIYNLFDKAYSQNIQKGSFENEQYRLQFPGIAVFIEHPYYDIVPTIPPGLCIPAPTTMEYIEDYFSNYLMNPELADNETYTYASRIQHSMPNGGTQLERVIEILRETPLTNQAVIEVATPEDLDICLGKDGKIDPPCLRLLDFKAIPSGNDLLLTVSVYFRSWDLWAGFPTNLGGIELLKQFVASEAGLSNGPMYAYSAGAHIYGYQEEIARIRTLKTK, from the coding sequence ATGCTCCCTTTCTGCCTGACAGCCAAAACTATATCCGACGCGTGGTTTCAGCTCATTTATAACCTGTTCGATAAGGCATATTCCCAGAATATTCAGAAGGGCTCATTCGAAAATGAGCAGTACCGGCTTCAGTTCCCGGGTATCGCGGTCTTCATAGAGCACCCGTACTATGATATAGTCCCGACAATCCCTCCGGGCCTGTGCATTCCCGCACCAACGACCATGGAGTATATCGAGGATTATTTCAGCAACTATCTCATGAACCCGGAACTGGCTGACAATGAAACATATACCTATGCAAGCAGGATTCAGCACAGCATGCCGAACGGAGGGACCCAGCTCGAACGCGTGATCGAAATCCTCAGGGAAACCCCTCTCACCAATCAGGCGGTAATTGAGGTTGCCACTCCTGAAGACCTCGACATCTGCCTTGGCAAGGACGGGAAAATCGATCCGCCCTGCCTCAGGCTGCTTGATTTCAAGGCAATACCGTCAGGTAATGATCTGCTGCTTACTGTAAGCGTGTACTTCAGGTCGTGGGATTTATGGGCAGGCTTTCCCACAAACCTTGGCGGCATAGAACTGCTTAAGCAGTTTGTTGCGTCTGAAGCAGGGCTGAGCAACGGTCCCATGTATGCGTACAGCGCAGGTGCCCATATTTACGGCTATCAGGAAGAGATTGCCCGCATACGAACCCTGAAGACGAAATAG
- a CDS encoding CBS domain-containing protein: MIGEIMGTPPVTVSSDMPVVRAGSLMILRRIKQVPVVDGDNLAGIVTLTDIINHLLEKMQ; the protein is encoded by the coding sequence GTGATCGGGGAGATCATGGGAACGCCTCCTGTTACCGTCAGCAGTGATATGCCTGTGGTAAGGGCAGGTTCTCTCATGATCCTGCGGAGGATCAAACAGGTCCCGGTGGTAGACGGGGACAACCTTGCCGGTATCGTTACGCTGACAGACATCATTAACCATCTCCTCGAAAAAATGCAATGA
- a CDS encoding DUF169 domain-containing protein, with protein MADLKNICGNLVDRLDLRYQPVGVTLYGKNEALPENIPFTDEKLKSYCQALVLAGKERTLLLKKEHMGCKLGTAVLGFEEKAEDLLDDGAFEKFEAGLFATEEASAETMLKSTYLPRDQTGAAFIAPLSAFRDVPDVVVFSADSEQVMWLLYAVNYEKGGAINLPQSGGALGGCADITAWPILMVQPNVTFLGLGCRIKSSLDACHLMMGIPGKMIGMVHGNILKMEKPIAMLKKARDGA; from the coding sequence ATGGCTGATCTGAAAAATATCTGCGGCAACCTGGTTGATCGCCTTGATCTGCGTTATCAGCCTGTCGGCGTGACGCTTTACGGAAAGAACGAGGCGTTACCTGAAAACATTCCCTTTACAGATGAAAAACTGAAGAGTTACTGCCAGGCACTCGTCCTTGCAGGCAAGGAAAGGACACTTCTTCTGAAAAAGGAGCACATGGGCTGCAAGCTGGGGACCGCGGTGCTGGGTTTTGAGGAGAAGGCTGAGGACCTGCTCGATGACGGCGCATTCGAAAAGTTCGAGGCAGGATTATTTGCTACTGAGGAAGCCTCTGCTGAGACCATGCTCAAATCTACCTATCTTCCCAGAGACCAAACGGGGGCTGCCTTCATAGCTCCGCTGAGCGCTTTCAGGGACGTGCCCGATGTGGTGGTTTTTTCCGCGGACAGTGAGCAGGTCATGTGGCTTCTGTATGCCGTGAACTATGAAAAAGGCGGTGCGATCAACCTTCCGCAGTCCGGAGGCGCACTGGGCGGATGTGCTGATATCACCGCGTGGCCGATACTCATGGTTCAGCCAAATGTTACCTTTCTTGGCCTTGGGTGCCGGATAAAGTCATCTCTGGATGCATGTCATCTCATGATGGGGATTCCCGGAAAAATGATCGGGATGGTGCATGGAAATATCCTGAAGATGGAAAAGCCGATCGCCATGCTGAAAAAGGCAAGAGACGGTGCATAA
- a CDS encoding ABC transporter permease: MEFNAVYVIVAREFKKFTREKSRLFSAIARPLLWLFIVGAGISRLVPHDTGVPYTQFIFPGIIGMTILFSSIFSSISIIWDKEFGFMKEILVAPVSRFSIVIGKALSGTIVSTIQAVIILALFPFLGFRLGMLQIVEVIAVCVSLSFCISAFGIVIATFYDSYESFSVIMNFIIMPMFFLSGAMYPVKLLPGMLQLVARLNPLTYGIDIIKHVMFPDMAGRMGPDFSLITSISVILAASVCFVLVAGRAFERKD; the protein is encoded by the coding sequence ATGGAATTCAACGCGGTATATGTCATCGTAGCCAGGGAATTCAAGAAATTCACCAGGGAAAAAAGCCGGCTTTTTTCGGCCATCGCCCGGCCGCTCCTGTGGCTTTTTATTGTGGGAGCAGGTATCTCAAGGCTCGTCCCTCACGATACCGGCGTTCCCTATACCCAGTTTATCTTCCCGGGCATCATCGGCATGACGATTCTTTTCAGTTCGATCTTTTCTTCAATATCCATTATCTGGGACAAGGAATTCGGCTTTATGAAGGAGATCCTCGTTGCCCCGGTCTCCCGGTTCTCAATCGTCATCGGGAAGGCACTCAGCGGCACAATCGTATCCACCATTCAGGCGGTCATTATCCTCGCCCTGTTCCCGTTCCTCGGATTCAGACTCGGGATGCTCCAGATTGTTGAGGTCATTGCAGTATGCGTCTCGCTGTCATTCTGCATCTCAGCGTTCGGGATTGTCATTGCGACTTTCTACGACAGCTATGAAAGCTTCAGCGTCATTATGAACTTCATTATCATGCCCATGTTTTTTCTCTCAGGCGCAATGTACCCGGTAAAACTCCTTCCCGGTATGCTGCAGCTGGTGGCCAGATTAAATCCGCTTACCTACGGAATCGACATCATAAAGCATGTGATGTTCCCTGACATGGCAGGCCGCATGGGGCCCGACTTTTCCCTCATCACAAGCATCTCGGTCATCCTTGCTGCGTCGGTTTGCTTTGTGCTTGTGGCAGGCAGGGCATTCGAGAGAAAAGACTGA
- a CDS encoding DUF1456 family protein → MINNDILRQLRYALSLNDASIIEIFRLAGCTIAQNQLNGLLRSEDEEGFVRCSDADLGCFLDGMILQRRGRKETAQGETMKTHPRLTNNAILKKLRIALELKEEDMRTILKLADVEISKSELSALFRKEGHRNYKECGDQFLRKFLKGLSLRYGNEKF, encoded by the coding sequence ATGATTAACAACGATATATTGCGGCAATTACGGTATGCGCTGAGTCTGAACGATGCTTCGATAATCGAAATATTCAGGCTGGCGGGTTGTACAATTGCACAAAACCAGTTAAACGGTCTTCTCAGGAGTGAAGACGAAGAAGGTTTTGTGCGTTGCAGTGATGCGGATTTGGGATGCTTCCTGGACGGAATGATTTTGCAGCGAAGGGGAAGGAAGGAAACCGCGCAGGGTGAGACGATGAAAACACACCCACGGCTGACGAATAATGCGATACTGAAAAAACTGAGGATTGCCCTCGAGCTGAAAGAGGAAGATATGCGTACGATTCTGAAACTGGCAGATGTCGAAATATCAAAATCCGAACTTTCGGCATTATTCAGAAAGGAAGGGCATAGAAACTACAAGGAATGCGGTGATCAGTTTCTCCGAAAGTTCCTGAAGGGCCTTTCATTGCGATACGGAAACGAGAAATTCTGA
- a CDS encoding response regulator, producing MPRKILIVEDNDDNRELVVKVLRNKGYTTIEAVDGEEALIKATAEIPDLVLLDISLPKLDGYEVAKRLKSREEFLDIPIVAFTAHAMKGDREKAIAAGFEGYISKPVNIRELPDQVKSFIRGKRESILGGEEEDSDS from the coding sequence GTGCCGAGAAAGATACTGATTGTCGAAGACAATGACGACAACCGCGAGCTTGTGGTCAAAGTGCTCCGGAATAAAGGATATACTACCATTGAAGCTGTTGACGGGGAAGAAGCACTCATTAAGGCAACTGCCGAAATACCGGATCTTGTACTGCTGGACATCTCTCTTCCGAAACTGGACGGGTATGAAGTCGCCAAGAGACTCAAGAGCCGGGAGGAATTTCTGGATATCCCGATAGTAGCCTTTACTGCCCATGCAATGAAGGGAGACAGGGAAAAGGCCATTGCGGCAGGGTTCGAAGGCTATATCTCAAAGCCTGTGAATATCAGGGAATTGCCCGATCAGGTCAAATCGTTTATCCGCGGAAAAAGGGAGAGCATCCTGGGTGGAGAAGAAGAAGATTCTGATAGTTGA
- a CDS encoding AbrB/MazE/SpoVT family DNA-binding domain-containing protein, which yields MLAKKTSKNQLTLPKDVVNAFPETEYFDVTVKDQKIVLTPVRITPVNATLEGVRNKMKKLGISPNDVSEAIQWARKRK from the coding sequence ATGCTTGCCAAGAAGACTTCAAAGAATCAGCTCACGTTGCCAAAGGATGTTGTCAATGCCTTCCCTGAAACCGAATATTTCGATGTCACAGTGAAAGACCAAAAGATAGTGCTTACCCCGGTTCGGATAACGCCGGTGAATGCAACGCTGGAGGGTGTCAGGAATAAGATGAAAAAGCTTGGCATTAGCCCCAACGATGTATCCGAAGCGATTCAATGGGCAAGAAAAAGGAAATAG
- a CDS encoding response regulator produces the protein MILNAIRKHLGYKIMAAMLVIILLLLLAEIYMRIYFGTKDRLEIASALSNELAVSIYAGIKYPMEIGDSEAIKREMRDIREKMKNVEVFICDFDQEIVYSTHMELVKTRLPGIIRNKNISDTLEETLKTGIQPLFDPRNPHEDMVNGKRHLVVMRPILNDKDCYHCHGSSRKVLGGIVVRLDAEKTYAQVAAQRNRTIMIVAFLIPISVILVFLMVNKLVRRPIENLAEKAKQFADGDMSVSVEIKTEDEIGILGRTFNNMVESVASTSKKLEEEVSSKTTLLNERTKLLTLLERANKELRELDKLKSTFLANMSHELRTPMNAIIGYTDLLIDGVDGPINEDQEKSLRKVATNARNLLQLINDVLDISKIEAGKMKLSPKELDLKRLVDSALPTFEPQLKLKGLTLSEDIPEGMPLVYGDEDRIREVFTNLLSNAIKFTNKGGIRITAKLSERGVKPGEPPLFMEICVEDTGIGIKEEDVGKIFDKFVQADLTTIRQYEGTGLGLSIARGLISLHKGVIWVTSKVGEGSRFCFTLPLKKEILEKPMEPVIETRIAETLADYYGKSVDNFMKEPEYGGKPVRCWEYIRCGQPSCPAYGSKESRCWLIMGTHCAGMKIAAYPEKADFCKGCELIQSIVAKSDDEHLSERMTNRDKDKKTVLAIDDNPEAIDIIRKYLGEDYKVIGLYSGEEAVKKAKEINPIAITLDIMMPKKDGWQVLRELKDDPETQDIPVLVISIVDDQRKGFSLGAAEYIIKPVERAVLLRKLNTLERTAKIKRVLIVDNDPNTVRQIASVLEEAAYQVMTAYNNEDAIRSISDIRPDLVVLNLTMPETGFDVIEHIKTHKAVKDIPLIVLTQKDLTEKEIDDLNGRIHGILNEVVLTKEDLLQEIKEAIQKIGKA, from the coding sequence ATGATTCTCAACGCGATAAGAAAACATCTCGGTTACAAGATCATGGCTGCGATGCTCGTCATCATACTCCTCCTGCTTCTGGCGGAAATCTATATGAGGATTTATTTCGGCACCAAGGACAGGCTGGAAATCGCCAGCGCGCTCAGTAACGAACTCGCTGTTTCGATTTATGCGGGCATCAAATATCCCATGGAAATCGGAGACAGTGAAGCGATAAAGAGGGAAATGAGGGATATCAGGGAAAAGATGAAGAATGTTGAGGTCTTCATCTGCGACTTTGATCAGGAGATTGTCTATTCGACACATATGGAACTGGTGAAGACTAGACTGCCTGGAATAATCAGGAATAAAAATATATCAGACACCCTGGAAGAAACCCTGAAAACAGGAATTCAGCCGCTCTTTGACCCGAGAAACCCGCATGAGGATATGGTCAATGGAAAGAGGCACCTGGTAGTGATGAGACCCATACTTAATGATAAGGACTGTTACCACTGTCACGGGTCCTCCAGAAAGGTTCTTGGCGGCATTGTGGTCCGTCTGGACGCAGAAAAAACCTATGCGCAGGTTGCAGCACAGCGCAACAGGACGATCATGATAGTTGCATTCCTTATCCCCATCTCGGTAATTCTTGTATTCCTTATGGTGAACAAGCTTGTGAGAAGGCCGATTGAAAACCTCGCAGAGAAGGCAAAGCAGTTTGCTGACGGGGACATGTCGGTTTCGGTCGAGATAAAAACAGAGGATGAAATAGGGATTCTCGGCAGAACATTCAACAACATGGTCGAAAGCGTTGCGTCGACGTCCAAGAAGCTGGAGGAGGAAGTAAGCAGTAAAACGACACTGCTGAATGAGAGGACGAAACTGCTGACCCTTCTTGAGCGGGCAAACAAGGAACTCAGGGAGCTCGACAAGCTGAAATCTACCTTTCTGGCCAATATGTCACATGAACTCCGCACGCCGATGAATGCGATCATCGGCTATACAGATCTCCTGATAGACGGAGTCGACGGCCCGATCAATGAGGACCAGGAGAAAAGCCTGAGAAAAGTCGCCACAAATGCCCGAAATCTCCTTCAGCTGATAAATGACGTGCTTGATATCTCGAAGATAGAAGCGGGAAAGATGAAGCTCTCACCCAAGGAGCTTGATCTGAAAAGGCTCGTGGATTCTGCCTTGCCTACGTTTGAACCGCAGTTGAAACTGAAAGGGCTTACCCTCAGCGAGGATATCCCGGAAGGAATGCCCCTTGTGTACGGAGATGAAGACAGGATACGGGAGGTTTTTACCAACCTTCTTTCAAATGCGATCAAATTTACCAATAAGGGGGGGATAAGGATCACCGCAAAACTTTCCGAGAGAGGCGTGAAGCCGGGGGAGCCCCCGCTGTTTATGGAGATATGTGTTGAAGACACAGGCATAGGAATAAAGGAAGAAGACGTTGGGAAGATCTTTGATAAGTTCGTGCAGGCTGACCTTACCACAATCCGGCAGTACGAGGGAACGGGCCTTGGACTGAGTATTGCACGGGGACTGATTTCACTGCACAAAGGGGTCATTTGGGTTACGAGCAAGGTGGGGGAAGGAAGCAGGTTCTGTTTCACCCTGCCACTGAAGAAGGAAATACTCGAAAAGCCAATGGAACCGGTCATCGAAACCAGAATTGCGGAAACGCTTGCCGATTATTATGGAAAGTCCGTTGACAATTTCATGAAAGAACCGGAATATGGCGGAAAACCGGTGAGGTGCTGGGAATATATCCGGTGTGGACAACCGAGCTGTCCTGCATACGGAAGCAAGGAGAGCAGATGCTGGCTGATCATGGGCACTCACTGCGCCGGAATGAAGATCGCAGCATATCCGGAAAAAGCTGACTTCTGCAAGGGATGTGAACTGATCCAGAGCATCGTAGCGAAATCTGATGACGAACATTTGTCTGAAAGAATGACGAACAGGGATAAAGACAAAAAAACGGTCCTTGCGATAGACGACAATCCCGAGGCTATTGATATCATAAGAAAATACCTTGGAGAGGACTACAAGGTGATCGGGCTTTACAGCGGTGAAGAAGCGGTGAAGAAGGCGAAGGAAATCAACCCGATAGCCATAACACTTGACATCATGATGCCGAAAAAGGATGGATGGCAGGTGCTGCGGGAACTGAAGGATGACCCTGAAACACAGGACATTCCGGTGCTCGTCATCTCGATTGTAGACGATCAGAGAAAGGGGTTCAGTCTCGGGGCAGCGGAATACATTATCAAACCTGTCGAAAGGGCGGTGCTTTTAAGAAAACTCAATACACTGGAAAGGACCGCAAAAATCAAACGGGTGCTGATTGTCGACAATGACCCCAATACTGTGCGGCAGATCGCAAGTGTGCTGGAGGAAGCGGCGTACCAGGTTATGACAGCATACAACAATGAGGATGCGATCAGGTCAATAAGTGATATCAGACCTGATTTGGTTGTTTTGAATCTTACGATGCCCGAGACCGGTTTTGATGTCATAGAGCATATCAAAACACATAAGGCAGTCAAAGATATCCCCCTGATTGTCCTGACACAGAAGGATCTGACCGAAAAGGAAATAGACGATCTGAACGGCAGAATTCACGGAATACTCAATGAGGTTGTTTTGACCAAAGAGGATCTTCTTCAGGAAATCAAGGAGGCTATTCAAAAAATTGGCAAGGCCTGA
- a CDS encoding AAA family ATPase: protein MAFVTALAGKGGTGKTTVAGLTVRYLIERRKLPVLAVDADSNACLNEALGVKLHATIGGLREESLQIVRSGADRPGGMSMEQMFDYQVQQSLVESSGFDLMVMGRPEGPGCYCAANNIIRKYTDKLSDSYPYVVIDNEAGMEHLSRRTTHKVNLLLIVSDAAVRGIRTAARIDMLAGELRLELDRRVVIINRVTGNEKAALRQLAERYGLEVAGMVPQDSAIFENDLRGNSVFALSEDSPAVQAVYSILDSLCIP, encoded by the coding sequence ATGGCATTTGTTACTGCATTGGCAGGAAAGGGCGGGACAGGCAAAACAACTGTCGCGGGTCTTACGGTCCGGTATCTGATCGAGAGGAGGAAATTGCCTGTGCTGGCCGTCGATGCAGATTCCAATGCCTGTCTCAATGAAGCGCTCGGCGTGAAACTGCACGCTACCATAGGCGGACTGCGCGAGGAATCGCTGCAGATTGTCAGAAGCGGCGCAGACCGTCCCGGAGGCATGTCCATGGAACAGATGTTCGACTATCAGGTACAGCAGTCGCTTGTTGAATCAAGCGGCTTTGATCTGATGGTCATGGGAAGACCCGAAGGCCCCGGATGCTACTGCGCTGCCAACAATATCATCAGGAAATATACCGACAAGCTGTCCGATTCATACCCCTATGTGGTCATCGACAATGAGGCGGGAATGGAGCACCTCAGCAGGAGGACAACGCACAAGGTGAACCTGCTTCTTATCGTGAGCGATGCCGCGGTCAGGGGCATACGGACTGCTGCACGAATAGACATGCTCGCCGGTGAACTCCGGCTCGAACTGGACAGACGCGTCGTCATCATCAACAGGGTAACAGGAAATGAAAAGGCTGCATTGCGCCAACTGGCAGAACGCTATGGTCTCGAGGTTGCGGGCATGGTGCCGCAGGATAGTGCAATATTCGAAAACGATCTCCGGGGAAATTCTGTCTTTGCTCTTTCAGAAGACTCACCAGCCGTGCAGGCAGTCTACAGCATCCTGGATTCCCTCTGCATCCCGTAG